AAAAACCCGCCAAAGACGCTAGCGGGTTTTAACAATAATGGTGCCCAGAGACGGAATCGAACCGCCGACACGAGGATTTTCAATCCTCTGCTCTACCAACTGAGCTATCTGGGCAACGGGGCGCTATTAAACGGTTTAAGGATGTATGTGTCAAGCGCCGCAGGAAAATATTGTTCCGTTGTTTCAGCCGCTTACCGATCATTTATTGCTCAGGTGGCACGTAACCCTCGGCCTGAGCGTATTCTTCGCCGGAAAGGAACTTGTCCATTTCTTCCTGAATAAAGCGCCTGTCCTCAGGATCCATCATGTTCAGGCGGCGCTCGTTGATCAGCATCGTCTGGTGCGCCTGCCATTCATCCCAGGC
This genomic stretch from Halopseudomonas pelagia harbors:
- a CDS encoding oxidative damage protection protein, which produces MIRMVMCRKYKEQLPGMERAPYPGPKGEKIFNEVSKKAWDEWQAHQTMLINERRLNMMDPEDRRFIQEEMDKFLSGEEYAQAEGYVPPEQ